The following proteins come from a genomic window of Panicum hallii strain FIL2 chromosome 8, PHallii_v3.1, whole genome shotgun sequence:
- the LOC112902692 gene encoding non-structural maintenance of chromosomes element 1 homolog, with amino-acid sequence MAPLSWRHHTLLQALLSRGPLSERDFHAVFAALSGKNPATHQQLFSDTLLKINKDLAYLQFELRACINQYDGMVYYGVVNNIADEESKLGTKYSVPQIAFYKGLLEAIVQEAGNDGSITSIDALNVRLDNQVIIVDGSQDSQSRLPTSVTNFSLTQKEKTLDELIRDRWLSYTSTGKIGLGTRSFLDLRSWFRGNDIPSCMVCNEACIKASSCPNDECNVRIHEYCQRKKFSQRKASRGCPGCGTEWPRQDGEAGGDDYVNEPGEDEAPSANHSSRKRRKQVKAELVEENNNAGPSTAVPRSRTLRSTKAEAVEAAQQASSAGASQATRTSKRRKK; translated from the exons ATGGCGCCGCTGTCGTGGCGGCACCACACCCTGCTGCAGGCGCTGCTCTCCCGCGGCCCCCTCTCCGAGCGCGACTTCCACGCCGTCTTCGCCGCCCTCTCCGGCAAGAACCCCG CAACTCATCAACAACTGTTCAGTGATACACTTCTCAAGATCAACAAGGACCTCGCATATTTGCAGTTTGAGTTGCGAGCATGCATAAACCAGTATGATGGAATGGTGTACTACGGAGTGGTTAATAACATTGCTGACGAAGAATCAAAGCTTGGAACAAAGTATTCTGTGCCTCAGATTGCATTCTACAAGGGATTG TTAGAAGCAATTGTTCAGGAAGCTGGAAATGATGGGAGCATAACCAGTATTGACGCTCTCAATGTCCGGCTGGACAACCAG GTCATAATTGTAGACGGTTCACAGGACAGCCAATCTCGTCTTCCTACTTCCGTAACGAACTTCTCACTGACCCAGAAAGAGAAAACTCTGGATGAACTGATACGGGACCGTTGGTTGTCATACACCTCCACAGGCAAGATTGGTCTGGGCACCAGATCATTTCTTGATCTCCGAAGCTGGTTCCGTGGTAATGACATCCCATCATGCATGGTCTGTAATGAAGCTTGTATTAAG GCCTCAAGTTGTCCTAATGATGAATGCAATGTAAGAATTCACGAGTACTGTCAGAGGAAGAAATTTTCACAACGAAAG GCTTCGAGAGGTTGTCCAGGTTGCGGTACCGAATGGCCCCGCCAGGATGGTGAAGCCGGTGGCGATGATTATGTGAATGAGCCTGGTGAGGATGAAGCCCCTTCAGCTAACCATTCGTCGAGGAAGAGGCGCAAGCAAGTCAAAGCGGAGCTGGTGGAAGAAAATAACAACGCAGGCCCATCAACAGCAGTGCCTAGGAGTAGGACCCTTAGAAGCACTAAAGCCGAAGCGGTTGAGGCTGCTCAACAGGcgtcttctgcaggagcttcgcAGGCAACCAGGACTTCCAAAAGAAGGAAGAAGTGA
- the LOC112903016 gene encoding NDR1/HIN1-like protein 13 — translation MADRVHPVPAPPPRRPDQPPADADDEAPATGTAAAAATETTPLHPSFNRLPSPPPGTYIVQVPKDQVLRVPPPDRARRYKKLAARPARRRLLRRACCCSCAALLLLLLLAAAFAGAIYLVFRPRAPTFSVASLSIRGLDGAPSSSSALSPELDATVRADNGANRKVGVDYRGGGSVTVSYAGQRLAAGPWPAFRQAPRNATVFAAAMRGRGVRLSEEQARRLAAERAAGAVPLAVEARVPVRLRFGKVLRTWTVDVKARCDVAVDRLEGDAAAVNRGCRVRVRPLWWWW, via the coding sequence ATGGCCGACCGCGTCCACCCCGTGCCGGCGCCTCCGCCTCGACGACCCGATCAACCACccgccgacgccgacgacgAAGCCCCTGCCACCGgtaccgccgccgcggcggccacgGAGACCACGCCGCTGCACCCGTCCTTCAACCgcctgccctcgccgccgcccggcacCTACATCGTCCAGGTGCCCAAGGACCAGGTCCTCCGCGTCCCGCCCCCGGACCGCGCGCGCCGCTACAAGAAGCTCGCCGCGCGCCcggcccggcgccgcctcctccgccgcgcctgctgctgctcctgcgctgcgctcctgctcctgctcctcctcgccgcggccTTCGCCGGCGCGATCTACCTCGTCttccgcccccgcgcgcccacCTTCTCCGTCGCCTCCCTCTCCATCCGCGGCCTCGACGGCGCCCCCTCGTCGTCGTCCGCGCTCTCCCCGGAGCTCGACGCCACCGTGCGCGCGGACAACGGCGCGAACAGGAAGGTCGGCGTCGACTACCGCGGCGGCGGGAGCGTTACGGTCTCCTACGCCGGGCAGCGGCTCGCCGCGGGGCCGTGGCCCGCGTTCCGGCAGGCGCCGCGGAACGCGACGGTGTTCGCGGCGGCGATGAGGGGCCGGGGCGTGCGGCTCAGCGAGGAGCAGGCGAGGCGGCTCGCGGCGGAGCGGGCCGCGGGCGCCGTGCCgctggcggtggaggcgagggtGCCCGTGCGGCTGCGGTTCGGGAAGGTGCTGCGGACGTGGACGGTGGACGTGAAGGCGCGGTGCGACGTGGCCGTGGACAGGCTGGAGggggacgcggcggcggtgaaCAGGGGGTGCAGGGTCAGGGTCAGGCCgctctggtggtggtggtga
- the LOC112902075 gene encoding uncharacterized protein LOC112902075 isoform X3, translating into MSFVTNNITLHIKRIVYPSVRLGYQSACDYPVVLGIGIFLLFLHKLCPSLFTFLLSSSPVFLLTALLLGALLSYGEPSAPLIGEETLEKLKKSPPEAKVSVTEFSVEEVQNVAVTRAAKSFESPVVCIEERTSDIFVHDTYCNEENVISVSADTVLSAEASELTKNEVIVEEHGKEICEKVEPQHFESTNTERWHYEVNNQYQFGELMSSCWQPVMRQEPCSDSESDLSESSSDASITGIIPMLDELNPPVNFGTDHPSSTFRDNLNSSSDDEEDELEEDGDLSSDEDRAEEKKDDGNNWKDFMDSNSSDMENNGNMESLMERRKAKNILKFELDRKLMDMQAADALQKMEEASRFRVQVPSISTPRPSEEVVELPQIPDSAPSVILPWRKPFDVPFDQIVDHNSHLQETWTPRSCFPSAQRRKHENLYLRQSTYLRHHNGIKQEKPEVSEKDAGDYHSDSDSEPALNNGKLFGLLEPHVGDEIKILSAAISDICMLEVNHGIKEGTESTASINGKDSFYIQKSISSTSEANGSVSAGCEQLLMCTLSEEYNTEKHIMEADSISEVNSLFKCRMEEVLVQSISESARSVEDLSSQFAQLNGEALECAASDSSYDNEPIQERSSEQLPVENGHTPELPTKDGNSCLTLDNLVAEKVECKSKELLTEDGELPVLEASSVEEMNSLFRQLQDEDAS; encoded by the exons ATGTCATTTGTTACGAACAATATTACGTTGCACATCAAGAGAATAGTCTATCCTTCCGTCAGACTTGGCTATCAATCTGCTTGTGACTATCCTGTAGTACTCGGCATTGGAATTTTCTTGTTGTTCCTACACAAACTTTGCCCCTCTCTGTTTACTTTCCTTCTGTCTTCATCTCCGGTGTTCCTGTTAACTGCACTTCTTCTTGGAGCACTATTGAGTTATGGGGAACCAAGTGCTCCATTGATTGGAGAGGAAACATTGGAGAAACTGAAAAAATCCCCCCCTGAAGCCAAAGTCTCCGTTACTGAATTTTCAGTTGAGGAGGTTCAGAATGTTGCTGTCACCCGTGCGGCAAAGAGTTTTGAAAGTCCAGTTGTTTGCATTGAGGAAAGAACTTCTGACATATTTGTGCATGATACTTACTGTAATGAggagaatgtgatatctgtgtCAGCCGATACTGTTCTTTCTGCAGAAGCTTCTGAACTGACCAAGAACGAAGTTATTGTGGAAGAGCATGGCAAGGAAATCTGTGAGAAGGTTGAGCCCCAGCATTTTGAGAGCACCAATACTGAAAGGTGGCACTATGAAGTGAACAATCAGTACCAGTTTGGTGAACTCATGAGCTCATGTTGGCAACCTGTTATGAGGCAGGAACCTTGTTCTGATTCTGAATCTGATCTTAGCGAGAGTTCTTCTGATGCATCAATAACCGGCATTATTccaatgcttgatgagttaaACCCTCCTGTAAACTTCGGAACTGATCACCCTTCCTCAACCTTCAGAGACAACCTGAATTCCTCAtcagatgatgaagaagatgaaTTAGAGGAGGATGGTGACCTTAGCTCAGATGAAGATAGGGCAGAAGAGAAGAAAGACGACGGAAATAACTGGAAGGACTTTATGGATTCGAACTCTTCAGATATGGAAAACAATGGGAACATGGAGAGTTTAATGGAGCGGCGAAAAGCAAAGAATATTCTGAAGTTTGAACTCGACAGGAAGTTAATGGACATGCAAGCCGCTGATGCACTTCAGAAAATGGAGGAGGCATCACGCTTCCGTGTTCAGGTTCCCTCCATTTCTACACCAAGGCCTTCAGAGGAAGTGGTAGAGTTACCACAAATTCCTGATTCAGCACCATCTGTTATACTTCCCTGGAGAAAACCATTTGATGTTCCATTTGACCAAATTGTGGACCATAACAGTCATTTGCAGGAAACATGGACTCCTCGCTCGTGCTTTCCATCAGCACAGCGTAGGAAACATGAGAACTTGTATTTGAGGCAGTCTACTTATCTGCGACATCACAACGGCATAAAGCAGGAGAAGCCTGAAGTCAGTGAAAAAGATGCGGGTGACTATCACTCAGACAGCGATTCTGAGCCAGCATTGAACAATGGCAAGTTATTTGGCTTACTGGAACCACATGTTGGTGACGAAATTAAAATACTAAGTGCAGCGATTTCAGACATATGCATGTTAGAAGTAAATCATGGAATTAAGGAAGGCACTGAAAGTACCGCGTCCATCAATGGCAAAGATTCATTTTATATCCAAAAATCTATATCCAGCACGTCAGAAGCGAATGGTTCAGTTTCTGCAG GTTGTGAGCAACTGCTAATGTGTACTCTATCAGAAGAATATAATACCGAGAAACATATCATGGAAGCCGACTCCATCAGTGAAGTTAACTCATTATTTAAGTGCCGCATGGAGGAAGTACTAGTGCAGTCCATTTCAGAGTCAG CAAGATCAGTAGAAGACTTGAGTTCACAATTTGCACAGCTCAATGGAGAAGCTTTAGAATGTGCTGCTTCTGACTCCAGTTATGATAATGAGCCGATACAAGAGAGATCAAGTGAACAATTGCCTGTGGAAAATGGGCATACTCCAGAACTACCAACCAAAGATGGCAATTCATGTTTGACTCTTGACAATCTGGTGGCTGAGAAGGTCGAATGTAAATCAAAGGAGCTGTTAACTGAAGATGGTGAGCTTCCTGTTTTAGAGGCAAGCTCAGTTGAAGAGATGAACTCACTGTTCAGGCAACTGCAAGATGAAGATGCCTCATAG
- the LOC112902075 gene encoding uncharacterized protein LOC112902075 isoform X2 — translation MSFVTNNITLHIKRIVYPSVRLGYQSACDYPVVLGIGIFLLFLHKLCPSLFTFLLSSSPVFLLTALLLGALLSYGEPSAPLIGEETLEKLKKSPPEAKVSVTEFSVEEVQNVAVTRAAKSFESPVVCIEERTSDIFVHDTYCNEENVISVSADTVLSAEASELTKNEVIVEEHGKEICEKVEPQHFESTNTERWHYEVNNQYQFGELMSSCWQPVMRQEPCSDSESDLSESSSDASITGIIPMLDELNPPVNFGTDHPSSTFRDNLNSSSDDEEDELEEDGDLSSDEDRAEEKKDDGNNWKDFMDSNSSDMENNGNMESLMERRKAKNILKFELDRKLMDMQAADALQKMEEASRFRVQVPSISTPRPSEEVVELPQIPDSAPSVILPWRKPFDVPFDQIVDHNSHLQETWTPRSCFPSAQRRKHENLYLRQSTYLRHHNGIKQEKPEVSEKDAGDYHSDSDSEPALNNGKLFGLLEPHVGDEIKILSAAISDICMLEVNHGIKEGTESTASINGKDSFYIQKSISSTSEANGSVSAGCEQLLMCTLSEEYNTEKHIMEADSISEVNSLFKCRMEEVLVQSISESESVMPVIEARSVEDLSSQFAQLNGEALECAASDSSYDNEPIQERSSEQLPVENGHTPELPTKDGNSCLTLDNLVAEKVECKSKELLTEDGELPVLEASSVEEMNSLFRQLQDEDAS, via the exons ATGTCATTTGTTACGAACAATATTACGTTGCACATCAAGAGAATAGTCTATCCTTCCGTCAGACTTGGCTATCAATCTGCTTGTGACTATCCTGTAGTACTCGGCATTGGAATTTTCTTGTTGTTCCTACACAAACTTTGCCCCTCTCTGTTTACTTTCCTTCTGTCTTCATCTCCGGTGTTCCTGTTAACTGCACTTCTTCTTGGAGCACTATTGAGTTATGGGGAACCAAGTGCTCCATTGATTGGAGAGGAAACATTGGAGAAACTGAAAAAATCCCCCCCTGAAGCCAAAGTCTCCGTTACTGAATTTTCAGTTGAGGAGGTTCAGAATGTTGCTGTCACCCGTGCGGCAAAGAGTTTTGAAAGTCCAGTTGTTTGCATTGAGGAAAGAACTTCTGACATATTTGTGCATGATACTTACTGTAATGAggagaatgtgatatctgtgtCAGCCGATACTGTTCTTTCTGCAGAAGCTTCTGAACTGACCAAGAACGAAGTTATTGTGGAAGAGCATGGCAAGGAAATCTGTGAGAAGGTTGAGCCCCAGCATTTTGAGAGCACCAATACTGAAAGGTGGCACTATGAAGTGAACAATCAGTACCAGTTTGGTGAACTCATGAGCTCATGTTGGCAACCTGTTATGAGGCAGGAACCTTGTTCTGATTCTGAATCTGATCTTAGCGAGAGTTCTTCTGATGCATCAATAACCGGCATTATTccaatgcttgatgagttaaACCCTCCTGTAAACTTCGGAACTGATCACCCTTCCTCAACCTTCAGAGACAACCTGAATTCCTCAtcagatgatgaagaagatgaaTTAGAGGAGGATGGTGACCTTAGCTCAGATGAAGATAGGGCAGAAGAGAAGAAAGACGACGGAAATAACTGGAAGGACTTTATGGATTCGAACTCTTCAGATATGGAAAACAATGGGAACATGGAGAGTTTAATGGAGCGGCGAAAAGCAAAGAATATTCTGAAGTTTGAACTCGACAGGAAGTTAATGGACATGCAAGCCGCTGATGCACTTCAGAAAATGGAGGAGGCATCACGCTTCCGTGTTCAGGTTCCCTCCATTTCTACACCAAGGCCTTCAGAGGAAGTGGTAGAGTTACCACAAATTCCTGATTCAGCACCATCTGTTATACTTCCCTGGAGAAAACCATTTGATGTTCCATTTGACCAAATTGTGGACCATAACAGTCATTTGCAGGAAACATGGACTCCTCGCTCGTGCTTTCCATCAGCACAGCGTAGGAAACATGAGAACTTGTATTTGAGGCAGTCTACTTATCTGCGACATCACAACGGCATAAAGCAGGAGAAGCCTGAAGTCAGTGAAAAAGATGCGGGTGACTATCACTCAGACAGCGATTCTGAGCCAGCATTGAACAATGGCAAGTTATTTGGCTTACTGGAACCACATGTTGGTGACGAAATTAAAATACTAAGTGCAGCGATTTCAGACATATGCATGTTAGAAGTAAATCATGGAATTAAGGAAGGCACTGAAAGTACCGCGTCCATCAATGGCAAAGATTCATTTTATATCCAAAAATCTATATCCAGCACGTCAGAAGCGAATGGTTCAGTTTCTGCAG GTTGTGAGCAACTGCTAATGTGTACTCTATCAGAAGAATATAATACCGAGAAACATATCATGGAAGCCGACTCCATCAGTGAAGTTAACTCATTATTTAAGTGCCGCATGGAGGAAGTACTAGTGCAGTCCATTTCAGAGTCAG AATCTGTAATGCCTGTAATTGAAGCAAGATCAGTAGAAGACTTGAGTTCACAATTTGCACAGCTCAATGGAGAAGCTTTAGAATGTGCTGCTTCTGACTCCAGTTATGATAATGAGCCGATACAAGAGAGATCAAGTGAACAATTGCCTGTGGAAAATGGGCATACTCCAGAACTACCAACCAAAGATGGCAATTCATGTTTGACTCTTGACAATCTGGTGGCTGAGAAGGTCGAATGTAAATCAAAGGAGCTGTTAACTGAAGATGGTGAGCTTCCTGTTTTAGAGGCAAGCTCAGTTGAAGAGATGAACTCACTGTTCAGGCAACTGCAAGATGAAGATGCCTCATAG
- the LOC112902075 gene encoding uncharacterized protein LOC112902075 isoform X1 — MSFVTNNITLHIKRIVYPSVRLGYQSACDYPVVLGIGIFLLFLHKLCPSLFTFLLSSSPVFLLTALLLGALLSYGEPSAPLIGEETLEKLKKSPPEAKVSVTEFSVEEVQNVAVTRAAKSFESPVVCIEERTSDIFVHDTYCNEENVISVSADTVLSAEASELTKNEVIVEEHGKEICEKVEPQHFESTNTERWHYEVNNQYQFGELMSSCWQPVMRQEPCSDSESDLSESSSDASITGIIPMLDELNPPVNFGTDHPSSTFRDNLNSSSDDEEDELEEDGDLSSDEDRAEEKKDDGNNWKDFMDSNSSDMENNGNMESLMERRKAKNILKFELDRKLMDMQAADALQKMEEASRFRVQVPSISTPRPSEEVVELPQIPDSAPSVILPWRKPFDVPFDQIVDHNSHLQETWTPRSCFPSAQRRKHENLYLRQSTYLRHHNGIKQEKPEVSEKDAGDYHSDSDSEPALNNGKLFGLLEPHVGDEIKILSAAISDICMLEVNHGIKEGTESTASINGKDSFYIQKSISSTSEANGSVSAGCEQLLMCTLSEEYNTEKHIMEADSISEVNSLFKCRMEEVLVQSISESGIDQPLTVKLEHDLNDTSSAESVMPVIEARSVEDLSSQFAQLNGEALECAASDSSYDNEPIQERSSEQLPVENGHTPELPTKDGNSCLTLDNLVAEKVECKSKELLTEDGELPVLEASSVEEMNSLFRQLQDEDAS, encoded by the exons ATGTCATTTGTTACGAACAATATTACGTTGCACATCAAGAGAATAGTCTATCCTTCCGTCAGACTTGGCTATCAATCTGCTTGTGACTATCCTGTAGTACTCGGCATTGGAATTTTCTTGTTGTTCCTACACAAACTTTGCCCCTCTCTGTTTACTTTCCTTCTGTCTTCATCTCCGGTGTTCCTGTTAACTGCACTTCTTCTTGGAGCACTATTGAGTTATGGGGAACCAAGTGCTCCATTGATTGGAGAGGAAACATTGGAGAAACTGAAAAAATCCCCCCCTGAAGCCAAAGTCTCCGTTACTGAATTTTCAGTTGAGGAGGTTCAGAATGTTGCTGTCACCCGTGCGGCAAAGAGTTTTGAAAGTCCAGTTGTTTGCATTGAGGAAAGAACTTCTGACATATTTGTGCATGATACTTACTGTAATGAggagaatgtgatatctgtgtCAGCCGATACTGTTCTTTCTGCAGAAGCTTCTGAACTGACCAAGAACGAAGTTATTGTGGAAGAGCATGGCAAGGAAATCTGTGAGAAGGTTGAGCCCCAGCATTTTGAGAGCACCAATACTGAAAGGTGGCACTATGAAGTGAACAATCAGTACCAGTTTGGTGAACTCATGAGCTCATGTTGGCAACCTGTTATGAGGCAGGAACCTTGTTCTGATTCTGAATCTGATCTTAGCGAGAGTTCTTCTGATGCATCAATAACCGGCATTATTccaatgcttgatgagttaaACCCTCCTGTAAACTTCGGAACTGATCACCCTTCCTCAACCTTCAGAGACAACCTGAATTCCTCAtcagatgatgaagaagatgaaTTAGAGGAGGATGGTGACCTTAGCTCAGATGAAGATAGGGCAGAAGAGAAGAAAGACGACGGAAATAACTGGAAGGACTTTATGGATTCGAACTCTTCAGATATGGAAAACAATGGGAACATGGAGAGTTTAATGGAGCGGCGAAAAGCAAAGAATATTCTGAAGTTTGAACTCGACAGGAAGTTAATGGACATGCAAGCCGCTGATGCACTTCAGAAAATGGAGGAGGCATCACGCTTCCGTGTTCAGGTTCCCTCCATTTCTACACCAAGGCCTTCAGAGGAAGTGGTAGAGTTACCACAAATTCCTGATTCAGCACCATCTGTTATACTTCCCTGGAGAAAACCATTTGATGTTCCATTTGACCAAATTGTGGACCATAACAGTCATTTGCAGGAAACATGGACTCCTCGCTCGTGCTTTCCATCAGCACAGCGTAGGAAACATGAGAACTTGTATTTGAGGCAGTCTACTTATCTGCGACATCACAACGGCATAAAGCAGGAGAAGCCTGAAGTCAGTGAAAAAGATGCGGGTGACTATCACTCAGACAGCGATTCTGAGCCAGCATTGAACAATGGCAAGTTATTTGGCTTACTGGAACCACATGTTGGTGACGAAATTAAAATACTAAGTGCAGCGATTTCAGACATATGCATGTTAGAAGTAAATCATGGAATTAAGGAAGGCACTGAAAGTACCGCGTCCATCAATGGCAAAGATTCATTTTATATCCAAAAATCTATATCCAGCACGTCAGAAGCGAATGGTTCAGTTTCTGCAG GTTGTGAGCAACTGCTAATGTGTACTCTATCAGAAGAATATAATACCGAGAAACATATCATGGAAGCCGACTCCATCAGTGAAGTTAACTCATTATTTAAGTGCCGCATGGAGGAAGTACTAGTGCAGTCCATTTCAGAGTCAGGTATTGATCAACCCTTGACAGTTAAACTTGAACATGATTTGAATGATACTTCATCCGCAGAATCTGTAATGCCTGTAATTGAAGCAAGATCAGTAGAAGACTTGAGTTCACAATTTGCACAGCTCAATGGAGAAGCTTTAGAATGTGCTGCTTCTGACTCCAGTTATGATAATGAGCCGATACAAGAGAGATCAAGTGAACAATTGCCTGTGGAAAATGGGCATACTCCAGAACTACCAACCAAAGATGGCAATTCATGTTTGACTCTTGACAATCTGGTGGCTGAGAAGGTCGAATGTAAATCAAAGGAGCTGTTAACTGAAGATGGTGAGCTTCCTGTTTTAGAGGCAAGCTCAGTTGAAGAGATGAACTCACTGTTCAGGCAACTGCAAGATGAAGATGCCTCATAG